The proteins below are encoded in one region of Syntrophotalea carbinolica DSM 2380:
- the cbiB gene encoding adenosylcobinamide-phosphate synthase CbiB, whose amino-acid sequence MTLEMQILAAIGLDLLWGDPRRLPHPVKGMGQLAMALEAPLRRRIANPRLAGIVTAMIVVTATAAISALLLSAAYRLHPWAGDALSILLLSTCIAARDLAAHAWQVLKALRLGNLELARQRVGWLVGRDTAPLDRSGVVRAAVESVAENTVDGVTAPLFWAVLLGPIGAMAYKAASTLDSTFGYKNERYLQYGWASARLDDVLNYLPARLTLPLTVAASALLGLRPQHTWRIALRDWRNHPSPNSGWSEAATAGALGIQLGGPVYRQGKLTDMPYFGDIGQPLVTRHIAAAVQLMLLTSLLAAVAFIGVRWMVF is encoded by the coding sequence ATGACACTCGAGATGCAGATACTGGCCGCCATCGGCCTCGATCTGCTGTGGGGCGACCCTCGCCGCCTGCCGCATCCGGTGAAAGGCATGGGGCAATTGGCCATGGCCCTGGAAGCCCCGCTGCGCCGTCGCATCGCCAACCCGCGACTGGCCGGTATCGTCACGGCCATGATCGTCGTAACCGCCACGGCAGCAATCTCCGCCTTGCTGCTTAGTGCAGCATACCGCCTGCACCCCTGGGCGGGTGACGCCCTGAGCATCCTGCTGCTCTCAACCTGCATTGCTGCCCGCGACCTGGCCGCGCATGCCTGGCAGGTGCTCAAGGCCCTGCGCCTCGGCAATCTTGAGCTGGCCCGGCAGCGGGTCGGCTGGCTGGTCGGCCGCGACACCGCGCCCCTCGACCGGTCCGGGGTGGTACGCGCGGCGGTGGAAAGCGTGGCGGAAAACACCGTGGACGGCGTCACCGCGCCGCTATTCTGGGCGGTGCTGCTCGGTCCGATCGGCGCCATGGCGTACAAGGCCGCAAGCACCCTCGACTCGACCTTCGGCTACAAAAACGAGCGGTACCTGCAGTACGGCTGGGCCTCGGCCCGCCTCGACGACGTGCTCAACTACCTGCCGGCGCGCCTGACCCTGCCGCTCACGGTAGCCGCATCCGCCCTGCTCGGCCTGCGCCCCCAACACACCTGGCGCATCGCCCTACGCGACTGGCGCAACCACCCCAGCCCCAACTCCGGCTGGAGCGAAGCCGCCACCGCCGGCGCCCTGGGGATTCAGCTGGGCGGCCCGGTCTACCGCCAGGGCAAGCTGACCGACATGCCGTACTTCGGCGATATCGGTCAGCCATTGGTAACCAGGCACATCGCAGCGGCGGTGCAGCTGATGCTGCTGACCTCGCTGCTGGCGGCGGTGGCATTCATCGGGGTGCGGTGGATGGTGTTTTAG
- a CDS encoding cobyric acid synthase: protein MTESGNWRHGGHLRQLAMAAGVNPESLLDFSANINPLGPPEWLRSRISGSISSLVHYPDPEGLALVDAACRRYGVDADEILIGNGSTELFYLLPHALGVRHALIPVPSYVDYATAADIAGLTVHTLPLTADNGFAFDFEILETALEELKGSPVIVPIGHPNNPTGRSLDAQRLRALARRFPTTTFVVDEAFADFVEDFDSLTINRPANVVVMLSLTKIFAIPGLRLGLAVASPALVRKVKSLQPPWSVNTIAQQVGEAALRDAEYIHASRTAVTALRDTLRHELEKIPYLTVYPGQANFLLLRCDRKSMDARTLANRLIKRGLAIRICENFEGLDRRFFRVAVRTEPENRQLVAALRQELFLAPLVTTRRHTPAIMFQGTSSNAGKSVLAAALCRIMLQDGYRVAPFKSQNMSLNSFVTRDGGEMGRAQVVQAQAARLDPDVRMNPILLKPSSETGSQVVLCGKPVGNMKVMDYFRYKAEAFERVKECYDSLASEHDAMVLEGAGSPAEVNLKAHDIVNMKMALFAQAPVLMVGDIDCGGVFASFVGSMEVLSERERAQVAGFIVNRFRGQADLLKDALDYTLQHTGRPILGVVPYVKDLGLPEEDSVGFKEGMFNDTRSSEDAVDIAVLDLPHISNFTDIEPLHIEPDVRIRTVRRIQDLGQPDAVIVPGSKNVIGDLTFLRAVGLDRSLEQLAAEGRCEIIGICGGYQILGRSIDDPHGIESPGTELTGLGLLPIDTVLEQDKTLTRSEARHRISGLKVHGYEIHHGQSHSDPIPPALIGSDGEAMGACRDDGLVWGSYLHGLFDADGFRRWFIDRLRQRKGLKPYGTVQVCYDLEPAFERLADIVRQSIDIPALYRLMGLR, encoded by the coding sequence ATGACGGAATCCGGCAACTGGCGCCACGGTGGCCACCTGCGACAACTGGCCATGGCAGCTGGGGTGAATCCCGAATCGCTGCTCGACTTTTCAGCCAATATCAATCCGCTCGGTCCACCCGAATGGCTGCGTTCCCGTATCAGCGGAAGCATCAGTTCGCTGGTGCACTACCCCGACCCCGAAGGACTGGCCCTGGTCGACGCCGCTTGCCGGCGCTATGGTGTCGACGCAGATGAAATTCTCATAGGCAACGGTTCCACGGAGCTGTTCTACCTGTTGCCCCATGCCCTCGGGGTCCGTCATGCCCTGATTCCCGTGCCCAGCTACGTCGATTACGCGACCGCCGCGGACATCGCCGGTCTGACGGTTCATACCCTGCCGCTTACCGCCGACAACGGCTTCGCGTTCGATTTCGAGATACTCGAAACCGCCCTTGAAGAACTGAAGGGCAGCCCTGTCATCGTGCCCATCGGACACCCCAACAACCCCACCGGCCGCAGCCTTGATGCGCAACGCCTGCGGGCGCTTGCCCGTCGCTTTCCCACCACGACTTTTGTGGTCGACGAGGCCTTCGCGGATTTTGTGGAAGATTTCGACAGCCTCACAATCAACCGTCCCGCCAATGTCGTGGTCATGCTGTCCCTGACCAAAATTTTCGCTATCCCTGGGTTACGCCTCGGATTGGCTGTTGCGTCACCAGCCCTGGTGCGGAAAGTCAAATCTCTGCAACCCCCCTGGTCCGTCAACACCATTGCCCAACAGGTCGGTGAAGCCGCCCTGCGCGATGCCGAGTACATCCACGCATCGCGTACCGCTGTCACGGCTCTGCGTGACACATTACGCCATGAACTCGAAAAAATTCCGTACCTGACGGTGTATCCGGGCCAGGCGAATTTCCTGCTGCTCCGTTGCGACCGCAAATCGATGGACGCCCGCACCCTGGCCAACCGCCTGATCAAGCGCGGGCTGGCGATCCGGATTTGCGAAAATTTCGAGGGACTCGACAGGCGCTTCTTCCGGGTCGCGGTACGTACCGAACCGGAAAACCGGCAACTGGTGGCAGCCCTGCGCCAGGAACTGTTCCTGGCCCCCCTGGTCACCACGCGACGCCATACCCCGGCGATCATGTTCCAGGGCACCAGTTCCAACGCCGGCAAAAGCGTACTGGCCGCGGCCCTGTGCCGCATCATGCTGCAGGACGGCTACCGGGTGGCCCCTTTCAAATCCCAGAACATGTCCCTCAATTCCTTCGTCACCCGCGACGGCGGCGAAATGGGTCGCGCCCAGGTTGTGCAAGCCCAGGCTGCCCGCCTCGATCCGGACGTACGCATGAATCCCATCCTGCTCAAACCGAGCAGCGAAACGGGCAGCCAGGTAGTGTTGTGCGGCAAGCCGGTGGGGAACATGAAAGTCATGGACTATTTCCGCTACAAGGCCGAAGCCTTCGAGCGAGTCAAGGAGTGCTACGACTCCCTGGCCTCCGAGCACGATGCCATGGTGCTTGAAGGCGCCGGCAGCCCCGCCGAGGTCAATCTCAAAGCCCACGACATCGTCAACATGAAAATGGCCCTGTTCGCCCAGGCCCCGGTGCTGATGGTCGGCGACATCGACTGCGGCGGCGTGTTCGCCTCCTTCGTCGGCTCCATGGAGGTTCTGTCGGAACGCGAACGTGCTCAGGTCGCGGGATTTATCGTCAATCGCTTCCGCGGCCAGGCCGACCTGCTCAAGGATGCGCTCGATTACACCCTGCAGCACACCGGTCGTCCGATCCTCGGTGTGGTCCCCTACGTGAAGGACCTGGGCCTTCCCGAAGAGGATTCCGTGGGATTCAAGGAGGGCATGTTCAACGATACACGCTCTAGCGAGGATGCCGTGGATATCGCGGTCCTTGACCTGCCGCACATCTCCAATTTCACCGATATCGAACCGTTGCATATCGAGCCGGATGTCCGCATACGCACGGTACGCCGCATCCAGGATCTGGGGCAACCGGATGCCGTTATCGTTCCAGGCAGCAAGAATGTCATCGGTGACCTCACCTTTTTACGCGCCGTCGGTCTTGACCGCAGCCTGGAACAACTGGCTGCCGAAGGTCGCTGTGAAATCATCGGCATTTGCGGAGGCTATCAGATCCTCGGACGCTCCATCGACGATCCCCACGGCATCGAGTCCCCGGGAACCGAGTTGACAGGCCTCGGTCTGCTCCCCATCGACACCGTCCTCGAGCAGGACAAAACCCTTACCCGCAGCGAAGCACGGCATCGCATTTCGGGACTGAAAGTCCATGGCTACGAAATTCATCACGGCCAGAGCCACAGCGACCCGATCCCGCCGGCGCTGATCGGTTCCGACGGCGAGGCTATGGGTGCCTGCCGCGACGACGGCCTGGTATGGGGCAGCTATCTGCATGGCCTGTTCGATGCGGATGGTTTCCGCCGCTGGTTCATCGACCGCTTGCGGCAGCGCAAGGGTCTCAAACCCTACGGCACGGTGCAGGTCTGCTACGACCTGGAACCGGCCTTCGAACGACTGGCCGACATCGTGCGCCAGAGCATCGACATCCCGGCCCTCTACCGTCTCATGGGGCTGCGATGA
- the cobS gene encoding adenosylcobinamide-GDP ribazoletransferase, giving the protein MKSLFAALGFLTILPLPARCHGNECDLGRSPIWFPLVGAMIGGVVALFDFGLGLFLPPTVVSAFSVLMMLAASGGLHMDGLADTADGFFSSRGRERMLEIMRDSRSGPMGIMAICGLLLLKTVTLAAVPEPLRTSTLVLMPLAGRASLTVSLTALPYARTTGGLAGVFSTDGIQALLAATALMAGGWLLQSYTGLIAAMAALAGTLLLAAYSKKKIGGFTGDTLGATCELVEFIPALVAAALGTVGGT; this is encoded by the coding sequence ATGAAAAGCCTGTTCGCCGCCCTCGGCTTTCTCACCATTCTGCCGCTACCGGCCCGCTGTCACGGAAACGAATGCGACCTGGGCCGCAGTCCGATCTGGTTCCCCCTGGTCGGAGCCATGATCGGCGGAGTCGTCGCCCTGTTCGATTTCGGTCTGGGACTTTTTCTGCCGCCGACGGTGGTCAGCGCCTTCAGTGTCCTGATGATGCTGGCGGCATCCGGAGGATTGCACATGGACGGCCTGGCCGACACAGCCGACGGTTTTTTCAGTAGTCGCGGCCGCGAACGCATGCTTGAAATCATGCGCGACAGCCGCAGCGGCCCCATGGGCATTATGGCCATCTGCGGCCTGCTGCTGCTGAAAACCGTAACCCTGGCCGCGGTTCCTGAGCCACTGCGCACCTCCACTCTGGTCCTCATGCCTCTGGCGGGACGCGCATCCCTGACGGTAAGCCTTACGGCCCTCCCCTATGCACGCACCACCGGTGGTCTGGCCGGGGTCTTCAGCACCGACGGGATACAGGCCCTGCTGGCCGCAACAGCTCTGATGGCCGGCGGCTGGCTTCTGCAAAGCTATACGGGTCTGATAGCGGCCATGGCAGCCCTGGCGGGCACCCTGCTGCTGGCGGCTTACAGCAAAAAAAAGATAGGCGGCTTTACCGGCGACACCCTCGGTGCAACCTGCGAACTGGTGGAGTTCATTCCCGCCCTGGTAGCGGCAGCGCTTGGCACGGTCGGCGGTACTTGA
- the cobT gene encoding nicotinate-nucleotide--dimethylbenzimidazole phosphoribosyltransferase, giving the protein MNLLHTTVARIKPQDENIRRQAKDRLDRLTMPHWALGRLLDLALDLAGMTGSLQPPVDRRLIVTMAGDHGVAAEGVSAFPQEVTGQMVANIANGGAGISTLARVANARVQVVDMGAACDLSDLVDSGQILSRRIAPGTANMALGAAMTREQAVRSLEAGIEIANTFAGEADLFGTGEMGIANTTPSSAIVALLADATADQATGCGTGIDDNRRKHKVSVIERALQTNLPDPHDGLDVLAKVGGFEIGGLAGLILGAAALRKPIIIDGFISTAAALLAQSLAPASVDYMIAAHHSIEQGHQLALARLGKKPLLDLDFRLGEGTGAALAMNLVEGAKRLLTEMATFDEAAVSQGK; this is encoded by the coding sequence ATGAATCTGCTCCATACCACCGTCGCCCGGATCAAGCCTCAAGATGAAAATATTCGCCGCCAGGCCAAAGACCGCCTCGACCGCCTGACCATGCCGCACTGGGCTCTGGGCCGGCTGCTCGATTTGGCCCTCGACCTGGCGGGCATGACCGGCTCCCTGCAGCCGCCGGTGGATCGGCGCCTGATCGTGACCATGGCGGGCGATCATGGGGTGGCGGCCGAAGGCGTCAGCGCTTTTCCCCAGGAAGTCACCGGCCAGATGGTCGCCAACATCGCCAATGGCGGCGCGGGTATCAGCACACTGGCACGGGTCGCCAATGCACGGGTGCAGGTGGTGGATATGGGGGCGGCCTGCGACCTTTCGGACCTCGTCGACAGCGGCCAGATCCTCTCCAGGCGCATCGCCCCCGGCACAGCGAATATGGCGCTGGGAGCTGCCATGACCCGAGAGCAGGCAGTACGCAGCCTGGAGGCCGGTATCGAAATCGCGAACACCTTTGCCGGCGAAGCCGATCTGTTCGGCACCGGCGAAATGGGCATCGCCAACACCACTCCGAGCAGTGCCATCGTGGCGCTGCTGGCCGATGCCACAGCGGACCAGGCGACCGGTTGCGGCACCGGTATCGACGATAACCGGCGCAAACACAAGGTGAGCGTCATCGAACGCGCACTACAAACCAACCTGCCCGACCCCCATGACGGTCTTGACGTGCTGGCCAAAGTCGGCGGTTTCGAAATCGGCGGACTGGCCGGGTTGATCCTGGGGGCCGCGGCCCTGCGAAAACCGATCATCATCGATGGATTCATCAGCACTGCCGCCGCCCTGCTGGCGCAGTCCCTGGCGCCGGCATCGGTGGACTACATGATCGCCGCACACCATAGCATCGAACAGGGGCACCAACTGGCGCTGGCCCGGCTGGGTAAAAAACCGCTGCTGGACCTTGATTTCCGCCTCGGTGAGGGAACCGGCGCAGCCCTGGCCATGAACCTGGTGGAAGGTGCCAAGCGCCTTCTTACCGAAATGGCAACCTTTGATGAAGCCGCCGTCAGCCAGGGGAAATAA
- the cobU gene encoding bifunctional adenosylcobinamide kinase/adenosylcobinamide-phosphate guanylyltransferase, with protein MSRMILITGGARSGKSAFAQNLAEALPGPHAYVATCPVTDPEMAERIAKHQKARARHAWQTIEEPLDLPAALAQAQNFPTVLVDCLTLWINNLMYQAAGKNQSLSEDDVQLRCQALTEAVQRHPGTVIFVSGEVGLGIVPENRETRLFRDLLGRCNQLLAASAQQVTLVACGLPLHLKQENMS; from the coding sequence ATGAGCCGCATGATCCTGATCACCGGAGGCGCCCGCAGTGGTAAAAGCGCCTTCGCCCAAAACCTGGCCGAAGCCCTGCCCGGTCCGCACGCCTATGTGGCGACCTGTCCCGTCACCGACCCGGAGATGGCCGAACGCATCGCCAAACACCAGAAAGCACGTGCCCGGCATGCCTGGCAGACCATAGAAGAGCCGCTGGATCTGCCCGCCGCCCTGGCGCAGGCGCAAAACTTCCCCACGGTACTGGTCGACTGCCTGACCTTGTGGATCAACAACCTCATGTACCAGGCCGCCGGCAAAAATCAATCGCTGTCGGAAGACGATGTGCAGTTGCGCTGTCAGGCTCTGACCGAGGCGGTACAGCGACATCCCGGCACCGTCATTTTCGTCAGCGGCGAAGTCGGCCTGGGCATCGTCCCGGAGAATCGCGAAACCCGTTTGTTCCGGGATCTTCTCGGGCGCTGCAACCAGCTGCTGGCCGCCAGCGCCCAACAAGTAACGCTGGTGGCCTGCGGCCTGCCATTGCATCTGAAACAGGAGAACATGTCATGA
- the cobC gene encoding alpha-ribazole phosphatase, protein MNGAQVYLIRHGDTGEALKGRFVGRQDVPLSSLGQRQSAALGQCSELKSCKEAFCSPMLRVRETVGHSKLDLLCRQDEDLREIDFGRWEGLSFSEISRDFPAEVDCWARLKPDFRFPEGETYADFLQRIQQAAERIARTAASQSAPLAIFAHGGVIRALICQWLGLPAKHYLLFEVEPASVSAVRLFGDQGVLVRLNDLGHLGELPS, encoded by the coding sequence ATGAACGGCGCCCAGGTTTATCTCATCCGCCACGGCGATACGGGCGAGGCCCTCAAAGGTCGTTTTGTCGGTCGTCAGGATGTACCTCTCAGTTCCCTTGGTCAGCGGCAGTCCGCGGCACTGGGCCAGTGTAGTGAATTAAAATCCTGCAAGGAAGCCTTCTGCAGCCCCATGCTGCGGGTGCGGGAAACCGTCGGACATTCCAAACTCGATTTACTCTGTCGCCAGGACGAGGATCTGCGTGAGATCGATTTCGGCCGATGGGAAGGTCTTTCCTTTAGTGAAATATCTCGTGATTTTCCTGCCGAGGTCGATTGCTGGGCACGTCTGAAGCCTGACTTCCGGTTCCCGGAAGGCGAAACTTACGCCGACTTCTTACAACGCATCCAACAGGCGGCGGAGCGTATCGCTCGCACCGCCGCATCGCAGTCCGCACCGCTTGCGATCTTTGCCCACGGTGGCGTCATACGGGCCTTGATCTGCCAATGGCTGGGTCTGCCGGCCAAACATTACCTGTTATTCGAGGTCGAGCCCGCATCCGTTTCCGCAGTGCGTCTGTTCGGCGACCAGGGAGTACTGGTGCGCCTCAACGACCTCGGTCACCTCGGAGAGTTGCCGTCATGA
- the cobA gene encoding uroporphyrinogen-III C-methyltransferase has product MHLPIQLAIEGRLCLLVGNGPLVHALIPKLAEHNAHLRHVDPQVTLSQVGPLPDTIEMRQRLYRREDLDGVFLVITDADNPAVNGQVADDARAAGVLIMRGDLPASGDIILPGLKTSLPACSANDTLPVANVANRGLHVSPGKVSLIGAGPGDPGLLTVKGAACLQDADVVLFDAIANPLLVSRYAPQAEKIDVGKRKGNCKSTQENTIRLMLELAHQGRNVARLKGGDPTIFGRGGEEARALFEAGIPFQIVPGVSCVASVPAYAGIPITDREYGSSFGVYTIHKKGGADLSEEQWRRMAQGPDTLILLMGKTMLATIADQLVRQGRPAATPVALITDGTTCRQKRFIGTLATIVEDVERAADGNEGPGLIVVGEVVSAFSSMQWFEPRPGGKYIDATDQETTFTLLSRLMEGIAA; this is encoded by the coding sequence ATGCACCTGCCGATTCAACTAGCCATTGAAGGAAGGCTTTGCCTGCTGGTCGGCAACGGCCCCCTGGTTCACGCCCTCATCCCCAAGCTTGCCGAACACAATGCCCACCTGCGCCATGTCGACCCACAGGTCACCTTATCGCAAGTCGGGCCCTTGCCGGATACTATTGAAATGCGACAACGCCTCTACCGGCGTGAGGATCTCGACGGCGTCTTCCTGGTTATAACCGATGCCGACAATCCTGCCGTCAACGGGCAGGTCGCCGATGATGCTCGCGCCGCCGGGGTACTGATCATGCGTGGCGATCTGCCCGCATCGGGAGACATCATTCTTCCGGGATTGAAAACTTCACTACCCGCTTGTTCTGCAAACGACACACTCCCGGTGGCAAACGTTGCCAACCGGGGCCTGCATGTCTCACCCGGAAAGGTTTCCCTGATCGGGGCCGGCCCTGGAGATCCCGGTTTGCTCACCGTCAAAGGGGCTGCCTGCCTGCAAGATGCCGACGTGGTGCTGTTCGATGCTATCGCCAACCCGTTGCTGGTATCACGGTACGCACCGCAGGCCGAAAAAATCGACGTCGGCAAACGCAAGGGCAACTGCAAATCCACTCAGGAAAACACTATCCGCCTGATGCTCGAACTGGCCCACCAAGGTCGCAACGTAGCCCGACTTAAAGGCGGCGACCCAACCATTTTCGGGCGTGGCGGCGAGGAAGCACGGGCTTTATTTGAGGCCGGCATCCCTTTCCAAATAGTCCCTGGAGTCAGTTGCGTGGCCTCCGTACCAGCTTATGCCGGCATCCCCATCACCGACCGCGAATACGGCTCGTCCTTCGGAGTCTACACCATCCACAAAAAAGGCGGTGCCGATCTGAGCGAAGAACAATGGCGCCGCATGGCCCAGGGCCCTGACACCCTGATCCTTCTAATGGGTAAAACCATGCTTGCCACCATAGCCGACCAGTTGGTGCGTCAGGGGCGGCCGGCCGCCACCCCCGTAGCCCTGATTACCGACGGTACCACCTGTCGCCAAAAGCGTTTTATCGGCACCTTGGCCACCATTGTCGAAGATGTTGAACGAGCAGCCGACGGCAACGAGGGTCCCGGACTGATCGTGGTCGGGGAGGTCGTCTCGGCATTTTCCAGCATGCAGTGGTTCGAGCCTCGTCCGGGTGGCAAGTATATCGACGCGACAGACCAGGAAACCACCTTTACCTTACTGAGCAGACTCATGGAAGGGATTGCAGCATGA
- a CDS encoding ethanolamine ammonia-lyase: MRLRSKFLYGITFGLALTFVASLAGAVAIRDVKPGEDVFAYVTRVKGQFDQPLYQQVLGAANSFKEGDEAIGVAADDDASRENARKLLANTKIKDLMAKPLFVDAQYDLITNTTDMAQYNKVKDWTLGELKDFLLTKSESQIKGIMYGLHSDIIGNVVKMMSNDELTRIGQTVFNPLPGSNIGAKGYLSARIQPNSPTDNADDIVWQVFDAYAYAVGDLVVGTNPVDSEAANIENIELALRDVMQTFDVDKYNPWCVLSHIDVQAEVEKNNPGSTAIWFQSLAGVVDANKTFDLTLQKMMDYARMRTGKYGLYHETGQGADFTNGHGKGFDMVVHESRKYGFARALKQQVAAAQTDGQGAWCHVNDVAGFIGPEIFKTREQLVRCCLEDIAMGKLHGLIIGLDICSTLHMPVTLDDLDWCQDQIAPANPGYLMALPTKNDPMLSYLTTAYQDHVRMREKFGYKINDDMWNFFKKIEIIDANGKPTEHFGDPIWVYYKYQLAKGDTRSMKEIYAEGQKKVDEIQARGVPLAIGYGENIWDLEPKTNKAIHDLYDDAKISLWAEFTPEFIASIPNAVTVQTKSADREDYVAHPSTGEEFSDAAVATLEKLRAAWGGKAPDVQIVLSDGLNAKALMDEDHLMPFMDELKSEMAKAGWTVAKENIVVTSGRVRAGYQAGDILFKDPASTPKAIIHIIGERPGSGHHAYSVYMTRVAPATWAAGTVDHDVTKVISGISNTGLDPRKAARQTVRLLQSM, from the coding sequence ATGCGACTCAGATCCAAATTTTTGTACGGCATCACGTTTGGCCTGGCTTTGACCTTTGTAGCAAGCCTGGCCGGGGCTGTCGCCATCCGCGACGTCAAGCCGGGCGAGGATGTGTTCGCCTACGTAACACGGGTCAAAGGACAATTTGATCAGCCCCTCTACCAACAAGTGCTCGGCGCGGCCAACTCCTTCAAAGAAGGGGATGAGGCCATCGGCGTGGCAGCGGATGACGACGCCAGCCGCGAGAACGCCCGCAAACTTCTGGCCAACACCAAAATCAAGGATTTGATGGCCAAGCCACTGTTTGTGGATGCCCAGTACGACCTCATCACGAACACCACCGATATGGCCCAGTACAACAAAGTCAAAGACTGGACCTTGGGCGAACTGAAAGATTTTCTCCTGACCAAATCTGAATCCCAGATCAAGGGGATCATGTACGGCCTGCACAGCGACATCATCGGCAACGTCGTAAAGATGATGTCTAACGATGAACTGACGCGCATCGGCCAGACCGTCTTCAACCCCCTACCTGGCTCCAATATCGGTGCCAAAGGCTATCTGAGCGCGCGCATCCAACCCAACTCACCGACCGACAATGCCGACGATATCGTCTGGCAGGTCTTCGACGCCTATGCTTATGCCGTCGGTGATCTGGTCGTCGGAACCAACCCCGTCGACAGCGAAGCGGCCAACATCGAAAACATCGAACTGGCCCTGCGTGACGTCATGCAGACCTTCGATGTCGATAAATACAACCCCTGGTGCGTGCTTTCGCATATCGACGTCCAGGCCGAAGTCGAAAAAAACAACCCCGGTTCCACCGCCATCTGGTTCCAGAGTCTTGCCGGCGTAGTCGATGCTAACAAGACCTTCGACCTGACTTTGCAGAAAATGATGGACTATGCCAGGATGCGTACCGGCAAGTACGGCCTCTATCATGAAACCGGCCAGGGCGCCGACTTCACCAACGGTCACGGCAAGGGCTTCGACATGGTCGTACATGAATCGCGCAAGTACGGCTTCGCCCGCGCTCTCAAACAGCAGGTAGCCGCCGCCCAGACCGATGGTCAGGGCGCCTGGTGCCATGTCAATGACGTGGCCGGTTTTATCGGCCCCGAAATTTTTAAAACCCGTGAGCAGCTGGTGCGTTGCTGCCTCGAAGACATTGCCATGGGCAAGCTGCACGGCCTGATCATCGGTCTCGACATCTGCTCGACCCTGCACATGCCCGTCACCCTCGATGATCTCGACTGGTGCCAGGACCAGATCGCTCCGGCCAACCCCGGTTATCTGATGGCCCTGCCGACCAAAAACGATCCCATGCTCAGCTACCTGACCACCGCCTATCAGGACCATGTCCGCATGCGCGAGAAATTCGGATACAAGATCAATGACGACATGTGGAATTTCTTTAAGAAGATCGAGATCATCGACGCCAATGGCAAACCGACCGAGCATTTCGGCGACCCGATCTGGGTCTACTACAAATACCAGCTGGCCAAAGGCGACACCCGCAGCATGAAGGAAATCTACGCCGAAGGTCAGAAAAAGGTGGATGAAATTCAGGCTCGCGGAGTACCTTTGGCCATCGGCTATGGCGAAAACATCTGGGATCTGGAACCGAAAACCAACAAGGCGATCCACGACCTTTATGATGACGCCAAGATCAGCCTGTGGGCCGAATTCACCCCCGAGTTCATCGCCTCCATCCCCAACGCCGTGACGGTCCAGACCAAATCAGCCGACCGGGAAGACTATGTTGCTCACCCGAGCACCGGCGAAGAATTCAGTGACGCCGCCGTCGCCACTCTCGAAAAACTGCGGGCCGCCTGGGGTGGCAAGGCTCCGGACGTACAGATCGTCCTTTCCGACGGCTTGAACGCCAAGGCTCTCATGGACGAAGATCACCTCATGCCTTTCATGGACGAGCTAAAGTCTGAAATGGCCAAAGCCGGCTGGACCGTGGCCAAGGAAAATATCGTGGTTACCAGCGGCCGCGTGCGCGCCGGTTACCAGGCCGGCGACATCCTGTTCAAAGATCCGGCCAGTACACCCAAAGCCATTATCCACATCATCGGCGAACGCCCGGGTAGCGGTCACCATGCCTACTCGGTCTACATGACTCGCGTTGCTCCGGCCACCTGGGCCGCCGGCACCGTCGACCATGATGTGACCAAGGTTATCTCCGGTATTTCCAATACCGGTCTTGACCCCCGCAAAGCGGCCCGCCAAACCGTAAGGCTGCTGCAATCCATGTAA